The sequence below is a genomic window from Curtobacterium sp. MCPF17_002.
TCACAGGGTTTTCGTCCCACGGAAGGTTGCCCCTGTGAACATCGCCGAGTACGCCGACGGCTTCGCCGAAGAGCCCGGCTACCTCGACCACGCCGCGTTCGGCCCCGTGCAGACCGCGGTCCTCGAGGAACAGCGCGTCCTCGGGACGATCCAGGAGCACATGCGCTTCGGCGCCATGGAGACGCTCGACGAGCAGGACGTCCGCGTCCGCACCGTCGCCGCACGACTCGTCGGCCGCCGCGAGGACCAGGTCGTCTCGCAGACCGCCACCACGCCCGGCCTGCTGCACACCGCGTTCGGCCTGACCGGCGGGGTGCTCGTCTCCGCCGACGAGTACCCGTCGCTGCCCCTCGCCCTCGCCAGCGCCGCCTCGGCCACCGGCGGTCGCGTGCAGCCGGTCGTCATCGAGTCCGGTGCCGGATGGGTGACGCCCGCGCTCATCGAGTCGCGCCTGACCGACGACGTCACCGCGGTCGCCGTGTCCCTCGTCGACTGGCAGACGGGCTACCTCGCCGACCTCGCCGGCATCCGCGAGGTCATCGGCGACCGCCTCCTCATCGTCGACGCGATCCAGGGCTTCGGCGTCGTGGACGCCCCGTACGAGGTCGCCGACGTCGTCGCGACCGGCGGACAGAAGTGGCTGCACGCCGGATGGGGCACCGGGTTCACCGCCTTCAGTGACCGTGCCCTGAACCGTCTCCGCCCGGCACTGTCCGGCCCGCACGGCACGACCGGGTGGCCCACTGAGGTCCCCTCCGTCCGCCCCGGGGCCGCCGGCTTCCAGATGACGCGCACCGACCCGGTCGCGCAGGCCCGGATGGCCGTGTCCCTCGACCGGCTCACCGCCGTCGGCGTCGCCGCCGTGCAGGAGCGCGTCACCGACCGGGTCGAGCGGGTCTTCGACATCGCCGACGAGTTCGGGCTGTCGGTGGAGTCGAGCCGTGACCCGCGCGAGCGCGCCGGCATCGTCGTCCTCCGTCCGCCGCAGGGGCGCCTCACGGCGCTGTCGGCCGCGTTCCACAACCACGGGGTCACCGCGACGACGCGGCTCGGCGTCGCGCGCGTGTCGGTGTTCGCCTCCACGACGGACGAGACGCTGGACATGTTCCGCGACGCCTGCCTGTCGTACGCGACGATGCAGTAGAGCGGCTCCGTCTTCGGACTGGAGGCGCGGTGCGGGCCCGCACCGCGCCTCCAGTCCGTCTCCTGGTCACGTTGTTCACGTGACCGTAACGCGCGGAACCGCGTGTCGGTGGCGACGTGTCGGAGGTCGGACGTAGCTTGGCCCCATCGGGCACCGCGCCCGATCGAAGCGGCCACAGTCGGTGCTTCGGGACCGCTCCAGTGGCCGCGTTCGAGGACATGGACCGGGCCGATCGCGGCCCGGGGATGGAGTGGGTCGTGACCTCTCAGAACGTCTCTCGCGGAACGCAGCACCAGCACACCGCGGACTCGTCCACATCGGTCGCCCAGCGCACGTACGTGCTCGACACCTCGGTGCTCCTCAGCGATCCGCGGGCACTGTTCCGCTTCGCGGAGCACGCGGTCGTCCTGCCCGTCGTGGTCGTCAGCGAGCTGGAGTCCAAGCGCAACGACCCGGAGA
It includes:
- a CDS encoding aminotransferase class V-fold PLP-dependent enzyme, translated to MNIAEYADGFAEEPGYLDHAAFGPVQTAVLEEQRVLGTIQEHMRFGAMETLDEQDVRVRTVAARLVGRREDQVVSQTATTPGLLHTAFGLTGGVLVSADEYPSLPLALASAASATGGRVQPVVIESGAGWVTPALIESRLTDDVTAVAVSLVDWQTGYLADLAGIREVIGDRLLIVDAIQGFGVVDAPYEVADVVATGGQKWLHAGWGTGFTAFSDRALNRLRPALSGPHGTTGWPTEVPSVRPGAAGFQMTRTDPVAQARMAVSLDRLTAVGVAAVQERVTDRVERVFDIADEFGLSVESSRDPRERAGIVVLRPPQGRLTALSAAFHNHGVTATTRLGVARVSVFASTTDETLDMFRDACLSYATMQ